One window of the Carnobacterium maltaromaticum DSM 20342 genome contains the following:
- a CDS encoding glycoside hydrolase family 1 protein, which translates to MSIKTQFPADFLWGGATAANQLEGAFDVDGKGLSTFDMVTFTPKEERTGPLLSDYTKEQIEDALAGKMGDNFPKRRGIDFYHRYKEDIALFAEMGFKTFRLSISWPRIFPNGDETEPNEAGLAFYDKVFDECLKYNIEPLVTLSHYEMPLHLATEYGGWANRKVIDFFVHYAETVFKRYKDKVKYWLTFNEINVMAMSPYIGGGILAGTYENHMQAAYQGTHHQFVASARAVKAGHEIIPDSMIGCMLARMESYAETCNPDDVQRALEEDHANLFYTDVQVRGYYPSYMDRFFEEKNITIEMEPGDEELLLLHTVDFLSFSYYMSMVQSGDPTKQQVVGNFMSGLKNPYLESSDWGWQIDPKGLRITLNKMYDRYQVPLFIVENGLGAYDTVEEDGSIHDSYRIDYLRQHIEQMSEAIKDGVDLIGYTPWGCIDLISASTNEMSKRYGFIYVDQDDYGNGTLERSRKDSFNWYKQVIASNGTDLA; encoded by the coding sequence ATGAGTATCAAAACACAATTTCCAGCGGATTTTTTATGGGGTGGCGCTACTGCAGCAAACCAATTAGAGGGAGCTTTTGATGTTGATGGGAAAGGTCTATCAACTTTTGATATGGTTACTTTTACACCAAAGGAAGAACGTACTGGTCCACTTTTATCTGATTATACGAAGGAACAAATTGAGGATGCTTTGGCTGGAAAAATGGGCGATAATTTTCCGAAACGCCGCGGTATTGATTTTTATCACCGTTATAAGGAGGATATTGCTCTCTTTGCTGAAATGGGTTTTAAGACGTTCCGTTTATCAATTTCTTGGCCACGTATTTTTCCTAATGGGGATGAAACGGAACCAAATGAAGCTGGTTTAGCTTTCTATGATAAAGTTTTTGATGAGTGTCTAAAATATAATATCGAGCCTTTAGTGACTCTTTCTCATTATGAAATGCCGTTACATTTGGCCACTGAATATGGTGGTTGGGCTAATCGAAAAGTGATTGATTTCTTTGTGCATTATGCTGAAACTGTTTTTAAACGCTATAAAGATAAAGTGAAATATTGGTTAACCTTTAATGAAATCAATGTGATGGCAATGAGTCCTTACATTGGCGGTGGGATTTTAGCTGGAACCTATGAAAATCATATGCAAGCAGCCTATCAAGGAACGCACCATCAATTTGTAGCGAGCGCTCGTGCCGTTAAAGCTGGACATGAGATTATCCCTGATTCAATGATTGGATGCATGTTGGCTCGGATGGAATCTTATGCTGAAACGTGTAATCCAGATGATGTGCAACGAGCTTTGGAAGAGGATCATGCAAACTTGTTCTATACGGATGTTCAAGTACGTGGCTACTATCCAAGCTATATGGATCGTTTTTTTGAAGAAAAGAATATCACTATTGAAATGGAACCAGGTGATGAAGAATTATTGTTGCTCCACACAGTTGATTTCCTTTCTTTCAGCTACTATATGTCTATGGTTCAAAGTGGTGATCCTACGAAGCAACAAGTTGTTGGAAACTTTATGAGCGGTCTGAAAAACCCATACTTGGAATCAAGTGACTGGGGCTGGCAAATTGACCCTAAAGGTTTACGTATTACGTTAAATAAAATGTATGATCGTTATCAAGTACCGCTATTTATTGTTGAAAATGGACTAGGGGCGTATGATACAGTTGAGGAAGATGGTAGTATCCATGATTCGTATCGTATTGATTATTTGCGCCAACATATTGAGCAAATGTCTGAAGCGATTAAAGACGGCGTCGATCTAATCGGCTATACACCTTGGGGATGTATTGACTTAATCAGCGCGAGTACGAATGAAATGTCTAAGCGTTATGGATTTATTTATGTAGATCAAGATGACTACGGCAACGGAACACTGGAACGTTCTCGTAAGGATTCATTTAATTGGTATAAACAAGTAATTGCTAGTAATGGGACAGATTTAGCTTAA
- a CDS encoding DUF916 and DUF3324 domain-containing protein, with protein MKITKKMALFVMSIGLLFMSFSMRVSAEENPSNVAISAVIPDNQIDKNKTYFDLLMTPGEEQELEVVLTNSSDEAITMESSVNSAITNDNGVVDYSQAKPKYDKTLKHPLSSIATFEKEQVIPANSKKTMKIKIKMPETEIKGIIAGGVYLSAKDNEDAEKNDDSGVQIKNKYVYVVGIQLRTREDISDVQPDLVLDKKLIQPKQVNYRNYLGINLQNKEPVFIRDLTVEAKIYKKGSNEVFVESKNENLKMAPNSNFNYGVNWNNKEFEAGTYRAKVTAIAKDYDNKTWNWDEEFTITAKDAKDLNEKAIDLEVEKTPIWIYFAIAGGILLLLIVIIYLIKRHIDKKKEAQRKAQLRKKRELKKKKEAQKKRVKHKEND; from the coding sequence ATGAAAATCACTAAAAAAATGGCACTGTTTGTAATGAGTATTGGGTTATTATTCATGAGTTTTTCGATGCGTGTATCTGCAGAGGAAAATCCATCCAATGTCGCGATATCTGCTGTAATACCTGACAATCAAATTGATAAGAATAAAACGTATTTTGATTTATTAATGACACCAGGTGAGGAACAAGAACTCGAGGTTGTTTTGACGAATAGCTCAGATGAAGCTATTACTATGGAATCATCTGTAAATTCAGCTATTACGAATGACAATGGCGTTGTAGACTATAGCCAAGCAAAACCTAAGTATGATAAAACGCTAAAGCATCCTCTTTCAAGTATTGCAACATTTGAAAAGGAGCAAGTGATTCCAGCTAACTCCAAGAAAACAATGAAGATTAAAATTAAAATGCCTGAAACGGAAATTAAAGGCATTATTGCTGGTGGAGTCTATTTATCAGCCAAAGATAATGAAGATGCAGAAAAAAACGATGATTCAGGTGTACAAATAAAAAATAAATATGTGTATGTTGTTGGAATCCAATTACGCACTCGTGAAGATATTTCTGATGTGCAACCAGATTTAGTTTTAGATAAAAAATTAATTCAGCCAAAACAAGTCAATTATCGCAATTATTTAGGCATCAATTTACAAAATAAAGAACCCGTATTTATCCGTGATTTAACTGTTGAAGCTAAGATTTATAAAAAAGGCAGTAACGAAGTTTTTGTTGAATCAAAAAATGAAAATTTAAAGATGGCGCCTAATTCAAATTTTAATTATGGCGTAAACTGGAATAATAAAGAGTTTGAAGCAGGGACATATCGTGCGAAAGTTACTGCAATTGCCAAAGATTATGACAATAAAACATGGAATTGGGATGAAGAGTTTACAATTACGGCAAAAGATGCAAAAGACTTAAATGAAAAAGCCATTGATCTTGAAGTCGAAAAAACACCAATCTGGATTTATTTTGCTATTGCTGGTGGGATTTTACTGCTATTAATTGTGATCATCTATCTGATTAAACGTCATATAGATAAGAAGAAAGAAGCGCAACGTAAAGCTCAGTTGCGTAAAAAAAGAGAACTGAAAAAGAAAAAAGAAGCACAAAAAAAGAGAGTAAAACACAAAGAAAATGATTAA
- a CDS encoding helix-turn-helix domain-containing protein: MQKQIGDVVKEARKAKRMTQKELANGICTQATVSNLENNNSVPAVRTLLAIGERLKIDFSDLSEYLPVSENGHRELFYQVKELFKKLKYKEAKDLLLKKIKVKDLTESIDVKEYNYYMGMASLMGDKNFSDAHYHFNLSMQASTNKNVDILDSLTTNGIAVAYFMANELDKSKYYFEKSLAQLEEIRKSDVQFSDIAESIKIYYNSAKYYSAVKNYTKAIELCSAGIKLQKEDGSIHGLELLLYEKGINLCKQGKIEDAVHIFYLAVALCELNGRKDLIQTIKKDSEEYKIESLVFSYKI; the protein is encoded by the coding sequence ATGCAAAAACAAATAGGGGATGTTGTAAAAGAGGCACGCAAAGCTAAAAGAATGACACAAAAAGAATTAGCTAATGGTATTTGTACACAAGCAACAGTTAGTAATCTAGAAAATAATAATAGCGTCCCGGCGGTGCGGACATTATTAGCAATCGGAGAGCGCTTAAAAATTGATTTTTCTGATCTATCAGAGTATCTCCCAGTTTCAGAAAATGGACATCGCGAATTATTTTATCAAGTCAAAGAACTTTTTAAAAAATTAAAATACAAAGAAGCTAAGGATTTATTGCTTAAAAAAATTAAGGTAAAAGACTTAACAGAATCTATTGATGTCAAAGAATATAATTATTATATGGGAATGGCGAGTTTGATGGGGGACAAAAATTTTTCTGATGCTCACTATCACTTTAACTTAAGTATGCAAGCAAGTACAAATAAAAACGTAGATATTCTGGATTCATTGACGACCAACGGAATTGCAGTCGCCTACTTTATGGCGAATGAATTAGATAAGTCAAAGTATTATTTTGAAAAATCTTTAGCTCAATTAGAAGAAATTAGAAAATCGGACGTTCAATTTTCTGATATTGCAGAAAGTATTAAGATTTATTACAATTCAGCCAAATATTATTCTGCAGTCAAAAACTATACTAAAGCGATTGAACTGTGTTCAGCTGGAATTAAATTGCAAAAAGAAGACGGCAGTATTCATGGATTGGAGCTTTTACTGTATGAAAAGGGGATTAATCTTTGTAAACAAGGCAAAATAGAAGATGCTGTGCATATTTTTTATTTAGCCGTCGCACTTTGTGAATTGAATGGTCGTAAAGATTTGATTCAAACGATTAAAAAAGACAGTGAAGAATATAAAATCGAATCGCTTGTATTTAGCTATAAAATCTAA
- a CDS encoding antibiotic biosynthesis monooxygenase, with translation MFIVTNTIKIEKEHVDQVVTRFNGGHAQASIAGIEGFLGFELWRKKDTHPDYSEIVVTSRWDNEANQKAWLKTDGFKKAHGRTADTREQHAHRTGIISNEIAEFETVLSQEPVLEG, from the coding sequence ATGTTTATTGTTACAAATACAATTAAAATAGAAAAAGAGCATGTAGATCAAGTTGTTACACGCTTTAATGGTGGACATGCACAAGCTAGTATCGCTGGAATTGAAGGTTTTTTAGGATTTGAATTGTGGCGCAAAAAAGATACTCATCCTGATTATTCAGAGATTGTCGTAACAAGTCGTTGGGATAATGAAGCGAATCAAAAAGCTTGGCTAAAAACAGATGGCTTTAAAAAAGCTCATGGTAGAACGGCTGATACCCGTGAACAACATGCCCATAGAACCGGAATTATTTCAAATGAAATTGCTGAATTCGAAACAGTTTTAAGTCAAGAACCTGTTTTAGAAGGTTAA
- a CDS encoding efflux RND transporter periplasmic adaptor subunit: MKKKKPIKLISSVVIVLAIIAGSIFYFTRSQSNANSLSQKLIPQTVKELSGDGNKGSNFLLTGSVAPNQISKLTLDNSKGTVSEVHVKEGDSVVKGQKLYTYQNPDGELDLKEAQLTVTNQANDLEQKRSDASLKWEQHNKKQADLDKLTTKYNQAGAEEKEALKQEKTQLETEVAQAKSDARTADSLIGTAEIELEKAQLGVTNAEKKYGSNDVLAEVDGVVKKVDTDQMNKSVAEGNKETFMEITDTSSLYVNGQVDEFNKDQLAIDQPVKIIDRTDEKKVWSGKISKVGNLAAESGGDDEKKEEENPNLSKYPFKVIFDPTDTPPPLGRHMYVEVLPKGDEANKVKLPLDFVIQEGKESYVWLVKKGKIEKSKIEAGEPDKETNTVEITKGLTEEDQIVYPYSTLKAGMEVGSDVKIN, encoded by the coding sequence ATGAAAAAAAAGAAGCCAATAAAATTAATAAGTAGTGTTGTAATTGTACTAGCAATCATAGCTGGCAGTATTTTTTATTTTACACGCAGTCAAAGCAATGCAAATTCTTTAAGTCAGAAGCTGATTCCACAAACAGTTAAAGAATTATCTGGTGATGGAAACAAAGGGTCCAATTTTTTATTAACAGGAAGTGTCGCGCCAAATCAAATCAGTAAATTAACTTTAGATAATTCAAAAGGAACAGTATCAGAAGTCCACGTGAAGGAAGGTGATTCTGTTGTTAAAGGTCAAAAACTCTACACCTATCAAAATCCAGATGGCGAATTAGACTTAAAAGAAGCGCAGTTGACTGTCACAAATCAAGCGAACGATTTAGAACAAAAACGTTCAGATGCTAGTTTGAAATGGGAGCAACACAATAAAAAACAGGCTGATTTAGATAAGTTAACAACAAAATATAACCAAGCAGGAGCAGAAGAAAAAGAAGCATTAAAACAAGAAAAAACACAGTTAGAGACAGAAGTAGCGCAAGCAAAGTCTGATGCTCGTACGGCAGATTCATTAATTGGAACTGCTGAAATTGAGCTAGAAAAAGCACAACTAGGTGTAACAAATGCAGAAAAAAAGTATGGTTCTAATGATGTTTTAGCTGAAGTTGACGGAGTAGTGAAAAAAGTTGATACTGATCAAATGAATAAGTCTGTTGCTGAAGGCAACAAAGAGACGTTTATGGAAATTACGGACACATCAAGTTTATACGTAAATGGCCAGGTTGATGAGTTTAATAAAGACCAGTTGGCAATTGATCAACCTGTTAAAATCATTGACCGGACAGATGAGAAGAAGGTTTGGAGTGGAAAAATAAGCAAAGTGGGAAATCTAGCAGCAGAATCTGGTGGAGACGATGAAAAAAAAGAAGAAGAAAATCCCAATCTGTCTAAGTATCCTTTTAAAGTTATTTTTGATCCAACGGATACTCCTCCACCTTTAGGACGTCATATGTATGTTGAAGTTTTACCAAAAGGAGATGAAGCCAACAAGGTGAAATTACCTTTAGACTTTGTTATTCAAGAGGGCAAAGAATCCTATGTGTGGCTCGTTAAAAAAGGCAAAATTGAAAAAAGTAAAATTGAAGCTGGTGAACCGGATAAAGAAACCAATACAGTTGAAATTACAAAAGGCTTAACTGAAGAAGACCAGATTGTTTATCCCTATTCCACTTTGAAAGCTGGAATGGAGGTTGGCTCAGATGTTAAAATTAACTAA
- a CDS encoding sugar O-acetyltransferase has protein sequence MSLQEQVNSGKPYDDFSTEAVLARDVAKGLTRKYNNKVNLEGTYDLSILTELLGKHGQQCMIESNFRCEFGFNISIGENFFANYDLIILDCNQVTIGNDVLFGPRVGLYAANHAQNPIDRAAGEVYSKPIVIGNKVWLCGDVSVAQGVTIGDNSIIGTGSVVTKDIPANVVAAGNPCRVIKSIVDE, from the coding sequence ATGAGTTTACAAGAACAAGTTAATTCAGGGAAACCATATGACGATTTTTCTACAGAAGCAGTTTTGGCTCGTGATGTTGCTAAGGGATTAACGCGGAAATATAATAATAAAGTCAACTTAGAAGGTACTTATGATCTAAGTATCCTGACAGAGCTTCTTGGCAAGCATGGTCAACAATGTATGATAGAATCTAATTTTAGATGTGAATTTGGCTTTAATATCTCGATAGGTGAGAATTTTTTTGCCAATTACGATTTAATTATTTTAGACTGTAACCAAGTTACAATTGGAAATGATGTCTTATTTGGGCCAAGGGTGGGGTTATACGCAGCCAATCATGCTCAGAACCCAATTGATCGTGCAGCTGGAGAAGTCTATTCAAAACCCATCGTAATTGGCAATAAGGTCTGGCTTTGTGGAGACGTATCAGTAGCTCAAGGAGTGACGATTGGTGATAATAGCATTATTGGAACTGGAAGTGTTGTTACTAAGGACATTCCTGCCAATGTTGTTGCTGCAGGAAACCCATGTAGAGTGATTAAAAGTATCGTTGATGAATAA
- a CDS encoding nitroreductase family protein: protein MKQSISDTIISRRTSKTSLDTPISPEEIFTLLEKASYAPYHGKNEPWVAKIVTTEAEKKWLYERIIASYERNQVIIDEQTRERMTTKMTRLILGAPATILFAREIFVDNPRKNYDSIEATSALIQNFSLLAWEQDLVGFWATSPFILDSTLSNELGFPSNYELIANYRLGHRDLEQPLRIATRQPIENWASSLL, encoded by the coding sequence ATGAAACAATCTATTTCCGATACGATTATATCTCGTCGCACCTCAAAAACGAGCTTAGATACACCCATTTCTCCCGAAGAAATTTTTACTTTGCTAGAAAAAGCTAGCTACGCACCATACCATGGTAAGAACGAACCTTGGGTAGCAAAAATTGTCACAACTGAAGCTGAAAAAAAATGGTTATATGAGCGAATTATTGCTAGCTATGAACGCAATCAGGTTATTATTGATGAGCAAACACGGGAACGAATGACTACCAAAATGACACGTTTAATTCTAGGAGCACCTGCAACAATTTTATTTGCTCGTGAGATATTTGTGGATAATCCTAGGAAAAACTATGATTCAATTGAAGCCACTTCTGCTTTGATTCAAAACTTTTCACTCCTTGCTTGGGAGCAGGATCTAGTTGGATTTTGGGCAACAAGTCCCTTCATTTTAGATTCTACCCTCTCAAATGAACTTGGTTTCCCTAGTAATTATGAACTAATTGCGAATTATCGATTAGGACATCGTGATTTAGAACAACCTTTACGAATAGCAACTAGGCAACCTATCGAAAACTGGGCTAGCTCTTTATTATAA
- a CDS encoding ABC transporter ATP-binding protein, whose product MLKLTNIYKSYWQADSEVEILKNINLSIEAGEYVSIMGPSGSGKSTLMNILGCLDKPTRGDYLIENTDVSSLKDYELSDLRNESIGFVFQNFNLMPRLTALQNVELPLVYGKVSKAERKERGIAALKQVGLEERMHFKPAELSGGQKQRVAVARALVTNANFILADEPTGALDSKTSEQIMDLFSELNKNGKTIIVITHEQEVADYTKRKIILRDGLITKDERSVTAYVGKS is encoded by the coding sequence ATGTTAAAATTAACTAATATTTATAAATCTTATTGGCAAGCAGATTCCGAAGTTGAAATTTTGAAAAATATTAATTTATCCATTGAAGCTGGTGAATATGTTTCAATCATGGGACCATCTGGTTCAGGTAAATCGACTTTGATGAATATTCTCGGTTGCTTAGATAAACCAACAAGAGGGGATTACTTAATTGAGAACACAGATGTTTCTTCATTGAAAGACTATGAACTATCTGATTTACGCAATGAAAGCATTGGTTTTGTTTTTCAAAATTTTAATTTAATGCCCCGTTTAACAGCTTTACAAAATGTTGAATTGCCTTTAGTTTACGGAAAAGTTTCTAAAGCAGAGCGCAAAGAGCGAGGGATTGCTGCCTTGAAACAAGTGGGTTTAGAAGAGCGGATGCATTTTAAACCAGCTGAACTTTCAGGTGGGCAGAAACAACGGGTGGCAGTTGCTCGCGCGTTAGTTACCAATGCTAACTTTATTTTGGCAGATGAACCAACCGGAGCATTAGATTCAAAAACGAGTGAGCAGATTATGGATTTATTTTCTGAATTAAACAAGAATGGAAAAACGATCATAGTCATTACTCATGAGCAAGAAGTAGCAGATTATACAAAACGAAAAATTATTTTACGCGATGGGCTCATTACAAAGGATGAACGGAGTGTGACGGCATATGTTGGAAAATCTTAG
- a CDS encoding ABC transporter permease, translating into MENLSLSLQSIWAHKLRSILTMLGIIIGIAAIISIFSIIEGNTANMKKQIMGGPNNTMNVDFGPASQFSGSMGMGGNGNEKKPNYLPIFTAEQMDQVRQTPGIKNASLTYQKSASIFRGSKSVNSEIKAMDKNYFDMLPQKLTAGRFFTETDYKGQNQVVMLDKTAYENLFPEEDGIGKIVELNGTPFKVIGVVEDPEANNEISSGGGMMTMAMGGGENGKAYVPLTQWPKVSGEINPTPAVIVQGEDTDGLKPAAEKVAMLLNGFIPQSDYVFGIMNLEDFEKQMDEFNRSEFYLLAGIASISLLVGGIGVMNIMLVSVTERTREIGVKKALGARRKVILLQFLTESVTLTFIGGITGILFGLIAGKGITSALNYPYMVSWLAIIGSMAFCSIIGIVFGLMPAIKASKLDPIEALRYD; encoded by the coding sequence TTGGAAAATCTTAGTTTATCTTTACAATCCATTTGGGCGCATAAATTACGTTCGATTTTGACGATGTTAGGTATAATTATTGGTATTGCTGCAATAATTTCAATTTTCAGCATTATCGAAGGAAATACGGCAAACATGAAAAAACAAATTATGGGTGGTCCGAATAATACCATGAATGTTGATTTTGGACCTGCAAGCCAATTTTCTGGAAGTATGGGTATGGGTGGAAATGGAAACGAAAAAAAGCCTAATTATTTACCGATATTCACAGCAGAACAAATGGATCAAGTTAGACAAACGCCAGGAATCAAAAATGCTAGTCTTACCTATCAAAAATCAGCATCTATTTTTCGGGGTTCCAAGTCTGTTAATTCAGAGATAAAAGCTATGGATAAAAATTATTTTGATATGCTACCTCAAAAATTAACGGCTGGAAGATTTTTTACAGAGACGGACTATAAAGGGCAAAACCAGGTTGTTATGTTAGACAAAACGGCCTATGAAAATCTATTTCCAGAAGAAGATGGAATTGGTAAAATTGTTGAACTTAATGGAACTCCATTCAAGGTTATAGGCGTTGTAGAAGATCCAGAAGCAAATAACGAGATAAGTAGCGGTGGAGGCATGATGACTATGGCTATGGGTGGTGGAGAAAATGGAAAAGCGTATGTTCCGTTAACTCAATGGCCTAAAGTATCTGGTGAAATTAACCCAACACCAGCTGTGATTGTTCAAGGAGAGGATACAGATGGATTAAAACCTGCTGCAGAAAAAGTGGCTATGCTTTTAAATGGTTTTATTCCTCAATCGGATTATGTTTTTGGGATAATGAATCTAGAAGATTTTGAAAAACAAATGGATGAATTCAATCGTTCAGAGTTTTATTTGTTAGCAGGTATTGCTAGTATCTCTCTTTTAGTTGGTGGAATTGGTGTAATGAATATTATGCTCGTTTCAGTGACAGAAAGAACACGAGAAATTGGTGTGAAAAAAGCCTTAGGAGCTAGACGTAAAGTTATTTTGTTACAATTTTTGACTGAATCTGTCACGTTAACCTTTATTGGAGGCATAACTGGAATTTTATTTGGCTTAATTGCCGGAAAAGGGATTACGTCGGCTTTGAACTATCCATACATGGTTTCTTGGCTAGCGATTATAGGTAGTATGGCATTTTGTTCAATTATCGGAATTGTATTTGGGTTAATGCCAGCAATCAAAGCATCTAAATTAGACCCAATTGAAGCTTTACGTTATGATTAG
- a CDS encoding PTS transporter subunit EIIC yields MAKYTDLATDILDKIGGKENVKSVFHCVTRLRFKLKDESIAKTEEIKKMDGVVTVMQSGGQYQVVIGTHVPEVFAEVLKVGGLSTDDSMDTSDADDGPKGSLFDRFIDMISGIFTPILGVLSATGMIKGFVALFVALKWLDSTSGTYIILQATGDALFYSLPVFLGYTASKKFGGNPFIGMSIGVSMLYPAIAAVMGADMPVLYTLFQGTLLESPIKITFLGIPVIMMSYASSVIPIILAVFVSSKVEKFFTKVIPSVVRNFLVPFCTLLVIVPLTFLVIGPIATWAGMLLGAATGAIYDLSPVVAGLLLGGFWQVFVIFGLHWGLVPIAMNNIASGNGDPILAMTLAASFAQIGAVLAVWMKTKNQKLKTLAIPAFISGIFGVTEPAIYGVTLPLKKPFYASCAAAAIGGGILGFFNTTGYIMGGLGIFAFPSYINPAGLDMGLWGAVIACVVGMILGFVFTYVLGFKDEEFA; encoded by the coding sequence ATGGCTAAGTACACTGATTTAGCAACAGATATTCTTGATAAAATTGGCGGGAAAGAAAACGTCAAAAGTGTTTTCCATTGTGTGACTCGTTTACGTTTCAAATTGAAAGATGAAAGCATTGCTAAAACCGAAGAAATTAAGAAAATGGACGGCGTTGTAACCGTTATGCAAAGTGGCGGTCAATATCAAGTCGTTATCGGCACACATGTACCTGAAGTTTTTGCAGAAGTTTTAAAAGTCGGCGGCTTATCAACTGATGATAGTATGGATACATCAGATGCCGATGACGGACCAAAAGGTAGTTTGTTCGATCGTTTTATCGATATGATTTCAGGAATTTTCACACCAATCTTAGGTGTTTTATCTGCAACAGGTATGATTAAAGGTTTTGTGGCTTTATTTGTAGCCTTAAAATGGCTAGATAGTACGTCCGGCACTTATATTATTTTACAAGCAACTGGTGATGCATTGTTCTATTCTCTACCTGTCTTTCTTGGGTATACTGCAAGTAAGAAATTTGGTGGGAATCCATTTATTGGAATGAGTATTGGGGTATCAATGTTATATCCTGCTATTGCTGCTGTTATGGGAGCAGATATGCCGGTACTTTACACATTGTTCCAAGGAACATTGCTTGAATCTCCAATTAAAATTACTTTCTTAGGAATTCCAGTAATTATGATGAGCTATGCTTCATCTGTTATTCCAATTATCCTTGCTGTTTTTGTTTCAAGTAAAGTCGAAAAATTCTTTACTAAAGTCATTCCAAGTGTTGTTCGTAATTTCTTAGTTCCATTTTGTACTTTACTAGTTATTGTGCCTTTAACTTTCTTAGTTATTGGACCAATTGCTACATGGGCAGGTATGCTATTAGGAGCTGCAACTGGTGCCATTTATGACTTAAGTCCAGTTGTTGCTGGTTTATTACTTGGTGGTTTCTGGCAAGTATTTGTTATTTTCGGATTACATTGGGGTCTAGTTCCAATTGCTATGAACAACATTGCTTCTGGTAATGGCGATCCAATTCTAGCAATGACTCTTGCTGCATCATTTGCTCAAATCGGTGCTGTTTTAGCGGTTTGGATGAAAACTAAAAATCAAAAACTTAAAACGTTGGCTATTCCAGCCTTTATCTCAGGTATCTTTGGAGTAACTGAACCTGCAATCTATGGTGTGACTTTACCACTGAAAAAACCATTCTACGCAAGTTGTGCAGCAGCTGCTATCGGTGGTGGTATTCTAGGATTCTTCAATACTACTGGCTATATTATGGGTGGTTTAGGTATCTTCGCTTTCCCAAGTTATATCAACCCAGCTGGTCTTGATATGGGTCTATGGGGCGCAGTTATCGCCTGTGTTGTCGGCATGATTCTAGGTTTTGTCTTTACCTATGTTCTTGGTTTTAAAGACGAAGAGTTTGCATAA
- a CDS encoding DUF1129 domain-containing protein produces the protein MEQDTQKNVEIQNEELYRKLTKRNEQYMMSLDKALDAANLTEDRKREIYSEMLPVLVEGQKTGQTARQLYGTVSEQIGKVLDGPRKAEANAPSKDWMIFVDGGLMMVALMSLVMGATGLIGKSQGGSEMGIATLALNFVGGGLVVLLIAKNTPNRDGSNKKKGGIFRYILVVGAAMMAWLLIMTFSMAFLPASINIILPPIGYLIVAAVAFAGKMYFKKTFNVRGGIF, from the coding sequence GTGGAACAAGATACACAAAAGAATGTAGAAATCCAAAATGAAGAGTTGTACCGAAAGTTAACGAAGCGTAACGAACAATATATGATGAGCCTAGATAAAGCTTTAGATGCGGCTAATCTAACCGAAGATCGTAAGCGCGAAATCTATAGCGAGATGTTACCAGTTTTAGTTGAGGGCCAAAAAACAGGTCAGACAGCGCGCCAATTATATGGAACGGTATCTGAACAAATTGGTAAAGTTTTAGATGGACCTAGAAAAGCTGAAGCTAATGCACCTTCTAAAGATTGGATGATTTTTGTTGACGGTGGGTTAATGATGGTAGCTTTAATGTCCTTAGTTATGGGGGCAACTGGTTTAATTGGAAAGAGCCAAGGTGGAAGTGAGATGGGAATTGCCACTCTTGCACTAAACTTTGTTGGTGGTGGTTTAGTAGTCCTACTAATTGCTAAAAACACACCTAATCGTGATGGTAGCAACAAGAAAAAAGGTGGAATTTTCCGCTATATCTTAGTTGTCGGAGCGGCGATGATGGCTTGGTTATTAATTATGACCTTCTCAATGGCCTTTTTACCAGCTTCAATCAACATTATCTTGCCACCAATCGGCTACTTAATTGTAGCAGCCGTAGCTTTTGCAGGGAAAATGTATTTCAAAAAAACATTCAATGTTCGTGGTGGAATTTTTTAA